In the Oryza glaberrima chromosome 6, OglaRS2, whole genome shotgun sequence genome, one interval contains:
- the LOC127775936 gene encoding WAT1-related protein At5g47470-like codes for MVQGASGGGWSSKVEEGVIVGGLLVVQCILAGYVVFVDHVLSLGANPLSLIVLGAVASSLFFLPFAVVLERKKWPSKISRTLMAQFVFIALGGTTVFQELMLLGIKKTTPAIASAMPNLSPGLIFIIAACFRLEKFDKGCKYTRAKILGTLVCLVGAMAMSFLQSPVSSSPQLTTTSYYDWILGCFYLFLAVVVLSIYTVLQAATLVSFPAPLTMCSVTSMMGAVFTAILQFIVDGKIDMGSPRIDVTIISTIVLMGGGVVGGCVVFQTWCIGKRGPLLVSIFGPVQTVCSALLSALLFSQLLCLGSLAGMVLMFCGLYIVLWAKSKEGHGIIHLEGGDVEKALLS; via the exons ATGGTGCAAGGTGCGAGCGGCGGAGGATGGTCATCGAAAGTGGAGGAGGGGGTGATCGTGGGTGGGTTGCTGGTGGTGCAGTGCATCCTCGCCGGATACGTGGTGTTCGTGGACCATGTCCTCAGCCTTGGAGCCAACCCGCTGTCCCTCATCGtcctcggcgccgtcgcctcctccctcttcttccttcccttcgccgtcgtcctcgagAG GAAGAAATGGCCTTCCAAGATTTCTCGCACTCTCATGGCGCAATTCGTGTTCATAGCTCTTGGAGG AACAACGGTGTTTCAAGAACTGATGCTTCTGGGAATAAAGAAGACAACACCAGCTATCGCATCAGCCATGCCAAACTTGAGCCCTGGACTCATCTTCATCATTGCGGCTTGTTTCAG GTTGGAGAAGTTTGACAAGGGATGCAAGTACACAAGAGCCAAGATACTGGGAACGTTGGTGTGCTTGGTGGGAGCTATGGCCATGAGCTTCTTGCAGAGTCCCGTTTCGTCTTCTCCACAACTCACAACAACTAGTTACTATGACTGGATCCTTGGTTGCTTCTACCTTTTCCTGGCAGTAGTTGTTCTCTCTATCTACACGGTGCTCCAG GCAGCGACGTTGGTGAGCTTCCCTGCGCCATTGACGATGTGCAGCGTAACATCGATGATGGGCGCCGTCTTCACCGCGATCCTGCAGTTCATCGTGGACGGCAAGATCGACATGGGCTCGCCGAGAATCGATGTAACCATCATCTCAACGATCGTCCTGATG GGAGGAGGGGTGGTGGGCGGATGCGTGGTGTTTCAGACATGGTGCATCGGGAAAAGAGGACCTCTGCTCGTCTCTATCTTTGGCCCTGTGCAGACCGTCTGTTCTGCCCTCCTCtctgctcttctcttctcccagtTGCTCTGCCTCGGAAG CTTGGCAGGGATGGTGCTCATGTTCTGTGGGCTCTACATCGTCTTGTGGGCGAAGAGCAAGGAAGGTCATGGTATTATTCATTTGGAAGGTGGCGATGTTGAGAAGGCTCTTTTATCCTAA
- the LOC127776591 gene encoding protein REVEILLE 6-like, translating to MSSAPQQLLDSSSPGPGPGPGPEVEDDGGRRVRKPYTITKSRESWTDPEHDKFLEALQLFDRDWKKIEAYVGSKTVIQIRSHAQKYFLKVQKNGTGEHLPPPRPKRKAAHPYPHKASKRAPQVVLPQQASHLMEQGCLIPMDISPVARNFNANDVFSSWDSALAQSFSPRHTHGAANNCSSSVESQSGTCPTSEAIEQEIMLPTLRAMPDFAQVYNFLGSIFDPETSGHLQRLREMDPIDVETVLLLMKNLSINLTNPNFEAHRKVLASHGSGMDQVKHESLGDLGSTHTLHLPFMVTTK from the exons ATGAGCTCCGCGCCGCAGCAGTTGCTCGATTCGTCGTCTccggggccggggccggggccggggccggAGGTGGAGGACGACGGGGGAAGGAGGGTGAGGAAGCCCTACACCATCACCAAGTCGCGGGAGAGCTGGACCGACCCCGAGCACGACAAGTTCCTCGAGGCGCTGCAGCT GTTTGATCGTGATTGGAAAAAGATTGAAGCATATGTTGGCTCTAAGACTGTAATACAG ATCAGAAGCCATGCACAGAAGTACTTTTTGAAGGTTCAAAAGAATGGAACAGGCGAGCATTTGCCCCCTCCTAGGCCAAAACGGAAGGCAGCACATCCATACCCACATAAAGCCTCAAAAAGAG CCCCTCAAGTTGTCCTACCACAACAAGCTTCTCATCTAATGGAGCAAGGCTGTCTTATACCTATGGACATATCTCCTGTTGCTAGAAACTTTAATGCAAATGATGTATTTTCTTCCTGGGATAGTGCTCTTGCCCAAAGTTTCAGTCCAAGGCATACACATG GTGCAGCAAATAATTGTTCTAGTAGCGTAGAGAGCCAATCTGGAACTTGTCCAACTTCTGAGGCAATTGAGCAAGAGATCATGCTTCCAACGCTGCGTG CCATGCCAGACTTTGCTCAAGTATACAACTTCCTGGGAAGCATATTTGATCCAGAGACAAGTGGGCATCTTCAGAGGTTGAGAGAGATGGATCCAATCGATGTTGAAACA GTGCTGTTACTGATGAAAAATTTGTCAATAAACCTGACAAACCCAAACTTTGAAGCACAT AGGAAGGTACTCGCATCACATGGATCTGGCATGGACCAAGTGAAGCATGAGAGTTTAGGGGATCTGGGATCAACTCACACCCTTCATCTCCCATTCAT GGTAACGACCAAATGA
- the LOC127776589 gene encoding uncharacterized protein LOC127776589, with the protein MSSEPPEPEPPKRNMRISYSRDFMISVGETDRCKKLPQGFDASLLSDLQEMSAGVLDRNKGYYTTPLGRSDGSGPYSYSSRGGSSGGRWETRSSGSSDRDGDLPDRDSSMQDRRNGNQYRRNWQNQEHDGLLGSGVLPRPPGYGGQVASKDRGNTYQPNRTSERYQPPRPKAAPFPRKDIDAMNDETFGSSEFSNEDRAEEERKRRASFEMMRKEQHKALQEKKNGPEIEKENSGHDIISLLQTPSERTATTAKSEKPDGSAISSAYQEDTAKTSSVLSASTARPLVPPGFSNAFVEKKLQPQSSNISLEPKVIDATSEGNILATAQFGGLVEGNQSASEITASKNKEKGIPDNIASVGKQHTLPSGGVTYSAEFASSILKGSGDWEGDAMDKYSIENEGKSKNIGSVRKDHSISILEQFFGSALSKGGTDLPPYVENQQMKNDDDVIVSSLPESSKFAHWFHDEDSKPAEDLSSNGLLSMIIKNEKPGQESIAHGPPLSDGAVQNLLPISPTHKLDVASTHPLFTPAAPAVGMLEQHNHADIEPAPIMMTCEDLEQAMLAQVATSSNSNQKNVVQEHQLVVDEPIATQKVAVDNHASQHLLSLLTKSTDNKGSSSFGLHIGSSDRSHNSDVTSNGGVSGIAPVNKAETAPTSEKNLTLEALFGAAFMNELQSKDAPVSIRGSATSGPNYEFAETGKTSIASSHEGYYPGEQVLPFGTIKDGVAPKESGTGNRNLALSGPSQGSASLDKKSLEIQLPEEDNLFTVNDSLDGQKPDIFPSVRSSRVEELLPEKAVDDLNYRLQSLVPGDSEHVQVFGPDALGSHSHERRYQAESQNLYHLLQGRPPALAPRPMMDHIGNRNQQTPFDMTQAIQHDPHRSFSSNMNPMQQSLHAPRAPHVDPAAHHLMMQHISTPGNFPPEGLQRGVPPSQPVHHMPGYRPEMSNVNNFHMHPRQPNYGEFGLMMAGPSGPELRGNHPDAFERFLQMELTARSKQMHPAMAGHVPGGMYGPELDMNLRYR; encoded by the exons ATGAGCTCCGAGCCCCCAGAGCCAGAGCCGCCCAA GCGCAACATGAGGATCAGTTACTCCAGGGACTTTATGATCTCCGTTGGAGAGACCGACCGCTGCAAGAAGCTGCCCCAGGGCTTTGATGCCTCACTTCTCAG TGATCTGCAGGAGATGTCCGCTGGCGTGCTTGACAGGAACAAAGGCTACTACACTACACCCCTGGGGAGGTCCGACGGCTCAGGTCCCTATTCTTATTCTTCTCGTGGCGGGAGCTCAGGGGGAAGGTGGGAAACACGCTCCTCTGGTTCAAGTGACCGCGACGGAGATTTGCCTGACCGTGACTCATCAATGCAGG ATAGGCGTAATGGGAACCAATACAGGCGCAATTGGCAGAATCAAGAGCATGATGGCCTGCTGGGAAGTGGCGTTCTCCCTAGACCACCTGGATATGGAGGGCAAGTGGCATCCAAGGATCGTGGGAATACGTATCAGCCAAACAGGACATCTGAACGCTACCAACCACCTCGTCCCAAG GCTGCGCCTTTTCCACGGAAAGATATTGACGCAATGAACGATGAAACATTTGGGTCTTCTGAATTTTCAAATGAGGATAGAGCAGAGGAAGAAAGGAAACGAAGGG CATCGTTTGAAATGATGAGGAAAGAGCAACATAAAGCCCTTCAAGAAAAGAAGAATGGTCCTGAGATTGAGAAAGAAAACTCCGGTCATGATATCATTTCACTGTTACAGACTCCCTCCGAAAGGACAGCAACCACAGCTAAAAGTGAGAAGCCAGATGGATCTGCAATTTCCTCAGCTTATCAAGAAGATACCGCTAAAACCTCTTCAGTTCTATCAGCTTCCACTGCCAGACCACTTGTGCCGCCTGGTTTTTCAAATGCCTTTGTGGAGAAAAAGCTTCAGCCACAATCGTCCAACATCTCTCTTGAACCAAAG GTTATTGATGCAACTAGTGAGGGTAACATATTGGCTACAGCACAATTTGGTGGCCTTGTAGAGGGTAACCAGTCAGCATCAGAGATCACAGCAAGCAAAAATAAAGAGAAGGGCATTCCTGATAACATTGCTAGTGTAGGTAAACAACACACACTTCCATCTGGAGGTGTTACATATTCAGCTGAATTTGCATCGAGCATTCTGAAAGGAAGTGGAGACTGGGAAGGTGATGCAATGGATAAGTATTCTATTGAAAACGAAGGAAAGTCTAAAAATATTGGTTCTGTTAGGAAGGACCATTCAATCTCAATCTTGGAACAATTCTTTGGCAGTGCATTGTCAAAAGGTGGAACTGATTTGCCACCATATGTTGAG AATCAGCAGATGAAAAATGATGACGATGTGATTGTTTCCTCTTTACCAGAATCATCCAAATTTGCTCACTGGTTTCATGACGAAG ACTCGAAACCTGCAGAAGACTTATCATCAAATGGTCTGCTATCCATGATTATCAAAAATGAAAAACCAGGTCAAGAAAGTATAGCTCATGGACCTCCTTTATCTGATGGTGCCGTTCAGAATTTATTACCAATATCACCGACTCATAAACTTGATGTTGCATCAACGCACCCCTTGTTCACACCAGCTGCACCTGCCGTGGGAATGCTGGAACAGCACAACCATGCTGATATTGAACCTGCTCCAATTATGATGACGTGTGAGGATCTTGAGCAGGCAATGCTGGCGCAGGTTGCTACCAGTAGCAACTCCAATCAGAAGAATGTTGTACAGGAGCATCAGCTTGTTGTAGATGAGCCGATTGCTACACAGAAAGTGGCTGTAGACAATCATGCATCACAGCACCTTCTTTCATTATTAACAAAGAGCACAGATAACAAGGGATCATCTTCTTTTGGCTTACACATAGGATCATCTGATAGATCACATAATTCTGATGTTACATCCAATGGTGGAGTATCTGGAATAGCTCCAGTTAATAAAGCTGAAACTGCTCCCACTTCAGAGAAGAACCTAACATTGGAAGCATTGTTTGGGGCTGCATTTATGAATGAGCTCCAATCCAAGGATGCACCTGTTTCTATCCGAGGATCTGCAACTAGCGGTCCTAACTATGAGTTCGCAGAGACAGGCAAAACTTCAATTGCATCAAGCCATGAAGGATATTACCCTGGTGAACAGGTCCTACCCTTCGGCACCATTAAAGATGGAGTTGCCCCTAAAGAATCAGGAACTGGCAACAGGAATTTAGCATTATCTGGCCCAAGTCAGGGCAGTGCTAGCTTAGATAAGAAAAGCTTGGAGATTCAGTTGCCTGAAGAAGATAATTTGTTTACAGTGAACGACTCTTTGGATGGTCAAAAGCCTGATATTTTTCCATCGGTGAGATCCAGTAGGGTTGAGGAGCTACTACCAGAAAAGGCAGTTGATGATCTTAATTATAGGCTTCAAAGTCTAGTGCCTGGTGATTCAGAACATGTTCAAGTATTTGGTCCTGATGCGCTGGGATCCCATTCTCATGAACGGCGTTATCAGGCTGAATCTCAAAATCTTTATCATCTTCTACAAGGTAGACCACCTGCACTGGCTCCTCGTCCTATGATGGATCACATTGGTAATAGGAATCAGCAAACCCCGTTTGACATGACACAAGCGATACAGCATGATCCTCACCGTTCCTTTTCATCGAACATGAATCCTATGCAACAATCTCTTCATGCTCCTCGGGCTCCTCATGTAGACCCAGCTGCTCATCATCTTATGATGCAGCACATCTCCACACCTGGAAATTTTCCACCAGAAGGCCTGCAAAGAGGTGTTCCGCCATCTCAGCCTGTGCATCACATGCCTGGTTATAGGCCTGAGATGAGCAATGTAAATAACTTCCATATGCACCCTCGCCAGCCCAACTATGGAGAATTTGGATTGATGATGGCAG GTCCATCAGGTCCAGAACTGAGAGGCAATCACCCAGATGCCTTTGAAAGGTTTCTCCAGATGGAGCTTACAGCCAGATCCAAGCAGATGCACCCAGCAATGGCTGGCCATGTACCTGGCGGCATGTACGGGCCCGAGCTTGACATGAACTTGAGATACAGATAG
- the LOC127776590 gene encoding septum site-determining protein minD homolog, chloroplastic, whose product MAFAPRLLLPSRCPPPASSPARHGGRTAPELSGPTPRVVVVTSGKGGVGKTTTTANLAASLARLSLSAVAVDADAGLRNLDLLLGLENRVHLTAADVLAGDCRLDQALVRHRALHDLQLLCLSKPRSKLPLAFGSKTLTWVADALRRAANPPAFILIDCPAGVDAGFVTAIAPAEEAVLVTTPDITALRDADRVAGLLECDGIKDIKIIVNRVRPDLVKGEDMMSALDVQEMLGLPLLGVVPEDAEVIRSTNRGVPLVLNDPPTPAGLALEQATWRLVERDAMTAVMVEEQERPKKKAGFFSFFGG is encoded by the exons ATGGCGTTcgccccgcgcctcctcctACCTTCCCGGTGccccccgccggcctcctcccccgcgcgccacggcggccgcACCGCGCCTGAGCTGTCCGGTCCCACCCCGCGCGTGGTGGTGGTCACCTCCGGCAAGGGCGGCGTGGGTAagaccaccaccacggccaatctcgccgcctccctcgcacgcctctccctctccgccgtcgccgtcgacgccgacgcgggCCTGCGCAATCTggacctcctcctcggcctcgagAACCGCGtccacctcaccgccgccgacgtgctCGCTGGGGACTGCCGCCTCGACCAGGCCCTCGTCCGCCACCGCGCGCTCCATGACCTGCAGCTGCTCTGCCTCTCCAAGCCCCGCTCCAAGCTGCCCCTCGCCTTCGGCTCCAAGACCCTCACCTGGGTCGCTGACGCGCTTCGCCGCGCCGCCAACCCACCCGCTTTCATCCTCATCGACTGCCCTGCAG GTGTTGATGCAGGGTTTGTCACTGCTATTGCCCCTGCAGAAGAGGCCGTGCTTGTTACTACCCCTGACATTACGGCTCTCCGTGATGCTGACCGTGTTGCAGGGCTATTGGAGTGTGACGGCATCAAAGACATTAAGATTATTGTCAACCGAGTACGCCCAGACCTGGTGAAGGGAGAGGATATGATGTCAGCACTCGATGTTCAAGAAATGCTTGGCTTGCCTTTGCTAGGTGTTGTGCCAGAGGACGCGGAGGTGATCCGGAGTACAAATAGAGGTGTGCCGTTGGTTCTGAACGACCCACCCACACCAGCTGGTCTTGCTCTGGAGCAGGCGACTTGGCGGTTGGTGGAAAGAGATGCAATGACAGCAGTTATGGTAGAGGAGCAGGAGAGGCCCAAGAAGAAAGCTGGGTTCTTTTCATTCTTTGGTGGGTAA
- the LOC127776592 gene encoding uncharacterized protein LOC127776592, producing MTTAARPTWAPAKGGNEQGGTRIFGPSQKYSSRDLAAHTTLKPRKEGQHTQEELQKRNLRDELEERERKHYSSKDKSYAEERDRRKSTSLLLEGSRREAEDKIVPREIDADDSDVEPRSDDESDEDDDDDDDTEALMAELERIKKERAEEKLRKERQQAEEEAKMKEAELMRGNPLININNAGSFNVKRRWDDDVVFKNQARGETKTPKRFINDTIRSDFHRKFLQRYMK from the exons ATGACCACGGCGGCGCGTCCGACCTGGGCTCCGGCCAAGGGCGGCAACGAGCAGGGCGGCACCCGCATCTTCGGGCCCTCGCAGAAGTACTCCTcccgcgacctcgccgcccaCACCACCCTCAAGCCCAG GAAAGAAGGACAACATACCCAAGAAGAGTTACAGAAGAGGAATCTCAGGGACGAACTTGAGGAGCGTGAGAGGAAGCACTACTCGTCAAAGGACAAGTCCTATGCTG aggagagagataggCGGAAAAGCACAAGCCTACTCCTAGAAG GTTCAAGGAGAGAGGCTGAGGATAAGATAGTTCCTAGAGAAATCGATGCAGATGATTCTGATGTGGAACCCAGAAGTGATGATGAAAG tgatgaggatgatgacgacgatgatgacacTGAAGCTCTAATGGCAGAGCTTGAAAGAATCAAGAAAGAAAGAGCTGAAGAAAAGCTTAGAAAG GAACGCCAACAAGCAGAAGAGGAGGCTAAGATGAAGGAAGCTGAACTGATGCGGGGAAACCCCCTGATCAATATTAACAACGCCGGATCCTTCAATGTTAAGAGAAG gtGGGATGATGATGTTGTATTCAAGAACCAGGCTCGTGGAGAGACCAAGACACCGAAACGTTTCATCAACGACACTATCAGAAGTGATTTCCACCGTAAGTTTCTGCAGAGGTACATGAAGTGA